From a single Ischnura elegans chromosome 7, ioIscEleg1.1, whole genome shotgun sequence genomic region:
- the LOC124162957 gene encoding centrosomal protein of 135 kDa-like isoform X1 — MEEFLSCRERKFVELRQQLDDLGYLQPLPLDALLLVERLVNDLLHTTDRLSHYKEQWQKSQKEYQDFKSRAERYVELYEKIKQECCYLKSKLSSQIEDADKEELRLRQKVFLLEDENSKYRIVNHEYLSKIRNLEKCLSEKNHRISHLQSENLMASKASTGIYKKDKYKKLPKVEIVHPNLLNRKFKDINITTEPKIKEADLINMKSVADARADSLMKELSDMKSRNECLQEKMKSLRNQVIEQEKEIYCLKLKSVTTNSLKFAENEPKMCYKNSFIHSSMANDFSSLEKQNKDLRAQLKEALDKQHEAMEQAVKLADRNKDLEKELHDIDRMALAVESECQVSLKEKGERLSKIQERLESSIVRIHTLEQEILELKHKNADLKQQLDNNNKGKRSSQNNAEVVLEEKKKEVTKLNENVKDLTEKVDHLTHTIRGQKQRILELEGKLLENASAWKKDRGQVSSGRSGDYQERSRASPTESSSSNKAQSTEEARIKFTGAYTSPERKFENSSCSCCRETSSESLCDSGCMKVTLKITAGDVEDKYPSTDSSAKSGEDQAQQRDFSEDLCAAQNDVKRLEEELTALRKQLQVETELHENEKARLEEKIAEADKRLRKLQSEQRELSNGHGSLRSIIHRHESTIARLEESLKNSQSDYQKEKNLNNQLKTLQEQTERALVDAQSKLSQFASEQNVMQERMKGSEENSLKVSKEAKLQKVELNKLRDSLVQLDRDKDSLMIKIDEKTERIVGLENELKAKNSRIAQLEHAVAEMKKKMDVTIDESVLRDHERRNLQQEIDRLQQELSICKSQKENAIRENRRIQDDLASLTNDCRISHRELEESRREVEDLKLQLQGYVDEVRRTEELLARKEEERNDLLEQFRSLSAEASVLESTNHSLESETTDARMQLRLTNERVMDLERQLDDSHSLIRGYEQQISTLTRQVATFEMQFRSFEEQKTRLEADLSASRDLCRKLDGQKEQLTARISSSSSDKASIEKEASKLRKDFEKLQSTIESNNERITMLESKLLRKEKECLEEQMTNEELKQEVSHLKDNVLSLEKKLENEMSEVHKYQKKALEYGSKLGQTEKETDDPVRYGKTVKSRASTFPPKTHSRVPKKQDSKDSAQVIKTCIRTDSKVSVAQENTGRSVAPLEWTPPSSAARSSFTVIHNLPSVHIEYEKFPCTNINSSQGKPRNKCHTSSSAISTGDGQKSSQGSETYRVGEDGASNTNEAAETLSSIPPRLRWHGTLPSGSEISVAVDEKEDEEDLLIRLDSPTNSYFSG, encoded by the exons ATGGAGGAATTCCTTAGCTGTAGGGAAAGAAAGTTTGTTGAGCTAAGGCAACAGTTGGACGATCTCGGCTACCTTCAGCCTCTACCTTTGGATGCCTTACTTTTAGTCGAAAGGCTTGTTAATGACCTACTGCATACCACCGATCGCCTTTCTCACTACAaagaacaatggcaaaaatcaCAGAAG GAATACCAAGATTTTAAGAGTCGTGCCGAGCGTTACGTAGAACTCTACGAAAAAATAAAGCAAGAATGCTGTTACCTGAAGTCAAAACTTTCGTCGCAGATAGAGGATGCTGACAAGGAAGAGCTaa GACTGAGGCAGAAAGTATTTTTATTGGAGGACGAAAACTCTAAGTATCGAATCGTTAACCATGAGTACTTATCAAAAATTCGCAATTTGGAGAAGTGCTTATCGGAAAAGAATCATAGAATTTCTCATCTGCAGAGTGAAAATTTGATGGCATCCAAAGCATCTACTG GGATTTACAAGAAGGATAAATACAAAAAACTTCCAAAAGTTGAAATTGTTCACCCTAATCTTCTTAACAGAAAGTTTAAAGATATCAATATAACTACAGAACCGAag ATTAAAGAAGCGGACTTGATAAATATGAAAAGTGTTGCTGATGCAAGGGCCGAttctttgatgaaagaattaAGTGATATGAAGAGCAGAAATGAATGCCTTCAAGAAAAAATGAAGTCTTTAAGGAATCAG GTTATAGAACAAGAGAAAGAAATTTACTGTTTGAAGCTCAAAAGTGTAACCACTAACTCATTGAAGTTTGCTGAAAATGAGCCAAAAATGTGTTATaagaattcatttattcattcaagcATGGCTAATGACTTCTCTTcattggaaaaacaaaataaagactTGAGAGCTCAACTTAAAG AGGCTCTGGACAAACAACACGAAGCCATGGAACAGGCTGTGAAACTGGCAGATCGGAATAAGGATTTAGAAAAGGAATTGCATGATATAGATCGTATGGCCCTCGCTGTTGAGTCTGAGTGCCAGGTCTCCCTGAAAGAGAAAGGAGAAAGGTTATCGAAAATTCAG GAAAGGCTGGAATCGAGCATAGTTAGAATACACACTCTGGAGCaagaaattttggaattgaagCACAAGAATGCTGATCTGAAGCAGCAGTTAGATAACAATAACAAAGGGAAGAGAAGCAGCCAGAATAATGCAGAGGTAGTTTTagaggaaaagaagaaggaagtCACGAAGTTGAATGAAAATG TGAAAGACCTCACAGAAAAAGTTGACCATCTCACACATACCATTCGGGGCCAGAAACAGAGAATACTTGAATTAGAAGGTAAACTTTTGGAAAATGCTAGTGCATGGAAGAAAGATAGAGGCCAAGTCAGCTCTGGTAGAAGTGGAGATTATCAGGAAAG GAGCAGAGCTTCTCCTACTGAATCATCTTCCTCTAATAAAGCCCAATCAACTGAGGAAGCCCGCATTAAGTTTACAGGTGCATACACCAGTCCAGAG aggaaatttgaaaattcaagcTGTTCATGTTGTCGAGAAACATCTAGTGAATCTCTGTGTGACTCTGGTTGCATGAAAGTTACATTGAAAATAACTGCTGGTGATGTTGAAGATAAATATCCAAGCACTGATTCatctgcaaaaagtggagaagaTCAG GCCCAACAGAGAGACTTCAGTGAAGATTTGTGTGCTgcccaaaatgatgttaaaagaTTGGAGGAAGAACTTACTGCTTTAAGGAAGCAACTTCAG gTAGAGACTGAGCTACATGAAAATGAGAAAGCTAGACTTGAAGAAAAAATTGCTGAGGCTGATAAACGACTAAGAAAACTTCAGTCCGAACAGAGAGAATTAAGTAATGGGCATGGTTCTTTACGCTCAATAATCCATCGCCATGAGAGCACAATTGCGCGACTTGAGGAGTCTTTGAAGAATTCTCAGTCTGATTATCAAAAAGAGAAGAATCTCAACAATCAACTGAA AACTCTTCAAGAACAGACGGAGCGAGCCCTGGTTGATGCTCAGTCAAAATTATCACAATTTGCAAGTGAGCAAAATGTCATGCAGGAGCGTATGAAAGGAAGTGAAGAAAACAGTTTGAAAGTTAGCAAAGAGGCCAAGTTGCAGAAGGTGGAATTGAATAAACTTCGTGATAGTCTGGTTCAGCTGGATAGAGATAAAGATAGTCTCATG ATAAAAATTGATGAGAAAACTGAGAGAATTGTTGGGCTTGAAAATGAGTTGAAAGCAAAGAATTCTCGTATTGCTCAGCTGGAGCATGCTGTTGCTGAGATGAAGAAAAAGATGGA TGTTACCATAGATGAAAGTGTTTTACGAGATCATGAGAGGCGAAACTTGCAGCAAGAAATTGATAGACTTCAGCAGGAACTCTCGATTTGCAAATCTCAGAAGGAAAATGCCATTCGTGAAAATAG ACGCATACAAGATGACCTGGCATCTTTGACCAATGATTGTCGAATATCACACCGTGAGCTGGAAGAAAGTCGACGAGAAGTTGAAGACCTCAAACTTCAGTTGCAAGGTTATGTTGATGAAGTCCGTCGTACTGAAGAACTCCTAGCTCGCAAG gaagAGGAACGCAATGATCTCTTGGAGCAATTTAGAAGTTTAAGTGCTGAAGCTTCAGTGTTGGAATCTACAAACCATTCCCTGGAGTCAGAAACTACTGATGCTCGCATGCAGTTACGATTAACTAATGAGAGAGTCATGGATCTAGAGAGGCAACTAGATGACAGTCATTCCCTAATCAGAGGATATGAGCAGCAG ATATCTACCTTGACCAGGCAAGTTGCTACATTTGAAATGCAGTTTCGCTCATTTGAAGAGCAGAAAACAAGACTTGAAGCTGATCTTTCAGCATCTCGTGACCTATGTCGGAAACTTGATGGCCAAAAGGAGCAACTAACAGCACGAATCTCTAGTTCATCATCAGATAAGGCATCA ATTGAGAAAGAAGCTTCTAAATTGAGAAAAGATTTTGAGAAGTTGCAGTCAACAATTGAAAGTAACAATGAGAGAATAACCATGCTAGAGAGCAAATTGCTTCGGAAAGAAAAGGAGTGTTTGGAAGAACAAATGACAAATGAGGAATTAAAACAGGAAGTCTCTCACCTTAAGGATAACGTTCTTTCCCTTGAGAAGAAATT AGAGAATGAAATGTCAGAAGTCCACAAGTACCAGAAGAAAGCACTAGAATATGGAAGTAAGCTGGGACAGACAGAGAAGGAAACTGATGATCCAGTTAGGTATGGGAAGACAGTAAAGTCTCGAGCCTCTACTTTTCCTCCTAAAACTCATTCTAGGGTTCCAAAAAAACAAGACTCCAAAGATTCAGCACAAGTCATTAAAACATGCATTCGCACTGATTCTAAGGTATCAGTCGCGCAAGAGAACACTGGAAGATCTGTTGCTCCTCTTGAATGGACACCACCCTCTTCTGCTGCACGCTCTTCTTTCACCGTAATTCACAATTTACCTAGTGTTCATATTGAGTACGAAAAGTTCCCGTGTACAAATATAAATTCTTCACAAGGGAAACCTAGGAATAAGTGTCATACATCTTCTTCTGCTATCTCTACTGGTGATGGACAGAAGAGTTCTCAAGGCAGTGAAACGTATAGGGTTGGGGAGGATGGTGCTTCTAATACAAATGAGGCTGCTGAAACTCTTTCTTCTATTCCCCCTCGTCTCAGATGGCATGGCACGCTACCATCTGGCAG
- the LOC124162957 gene encoding centrosomal protein of 135 kDa-like isoform X2, whose protein sequence is MEEFLSCRERKFVELRQQLDDLGYLQPLPLDALLLVERLVNDLLHTTDRLSHYKEQWQKSQKEYQDFKSRAERYVELYEKIKQECCYLKSKLSSQIEDADKEELRLRQKVFLLEDENSKYRIVNHEYLSKIRNLEKCLSEKNHRISHLQSENLMASKASTGIYKKDKYKKLPKVEIVHPNLLNRKFKDINITTEPKIKEADLINMKSVADARADSLMKELSDMKSRNECLQEKMKSLRNQVIEQEKEIYCLKLKSVTTNSLKFAENEPKMCYKNSFIHSSMANDFSSLEKQNKDLRAQLKEALDKQHEAMEQAVKLADRNKDLEKELHDIDRMALAVESECQVSLKEKGERLSKIQERLESSIVRIHTLEQEILELKHKNADLKQQLDNNNKGKRSSQNNAEVVLEEKKKEVTKLNENVKDLTEKVDHLTHTIRGQKQRILELEGKLLENASAWKKDRGQVSSGRSGDYQERSRASPTESSSSNKAQSTEEARIKFTGAYTSPEAQQRDFSEDLCAAQNDVKRLEEELTALRKQLQVETELHENEKARLEEKIAEADKRLRKLQSEQRELSNGHGSLRSIIHRHESTIARLEESLKNSQSDYQKEKNLNNQLKTLQEQTERALVDAQSKLSQFASEQNVMQERMKGSEENSLKVSKEAKLQKVELNKLRDSLVQLDRDKDSLMIKIDEKTERIVGLENELKAKNSRIAQLEHAVAEMKKKMDVTIDESVLRDHERRNLQQEIDRLQQELSICKSQKENAIRENRRIQDDLASLTNDCRISHRELEESRREVEDLKLQLQGYVDEVRRTEELLARKEEERNDLLEQFRSLSAEASVLESTNHSLESETTDARMQLRLTNERVMDLERQLDDSHSLIRGYEQQISTLTRQVATFEMQFRSFEEQKTRLEADLSASRDLCRKLDGQKEQLTARISSSSSDKASIEKEASKLRKDFEKLQSTIESNNERITMLESKLLRKEKECLEEQMTNEELKQEVSHLKDNVLSLEKKLENEMSEVHKYQKKALEYGSKLGQTEKETDDPVRYGKTVKSRASTFPPKTHSRVPKKQDSKDSAQVIKTCIRTDSKVSVAQENTGRSVAPLEWTPPSSAARSSFTVIHNLPSVHIEYEKFPCTNINSSQGKPRNKCHTSSSAISTGDGQKSSQGSETYRVGEDGASNTNEAAETLSSIPPRLRWHGTLPSGSEISVAVDEKEDEEDLLIRLDSPTNSYFSG, encoded by the exons ATGGAGGAATTCCTTAGCTGTAGGGAAAGAAAGTTTGTTGAGCTAAGGCAACAGTTGGACGATCTCGGCTACCTTCAGCCTCTACCTTTGGATGCCTTACTTTTAGTCGAAAGGCTTGTTAATGACCTACTGCATACCACCGATCGCCTTTCTCACTACAaagaacaatggcaaaaatcaCAGAAG GAATACCAAGATTTTAAGAGTCGTGCCGAGCGTTACGTAGAACTCTACGAAAAAATAAAGCAAGAATGCTGTTACCTGAAGTCAAAACTTTCGTCGCAGATAGAGGATGCTGACAAGGAAGAGCTaa GACTGAGGCAGAAAGTATTTTTATTGGAGGACGAAAACTCTAAGTATCGAATCGTTAACCATGAGTACTTATCAAAAATTCGCAATTTGGAGAAGTGCTTATCGGAAAAGAATCATAGAATTTCTCATCTGCAGAGTGAAAATTTGATGGCATCCAAAGCATCTACTG GGATTTACAAGAAGGATAAATACAAAAAACTTCCAAAAGTTGAAATTGTTCACCCTAATCTTCTTAACAGAAAGTTTAAAGATATCAATATAACTACAGAACCGAag ATTAAAGAAGCGGACTTGATAAATATGAAAAGTGTTGCTGATGCAAGGGCCGAttctttgatgaaagaattaAGTGATATGAAGAGCAGAAATGAATGCCTTCAAGAAAAAATGAAGTCTTTAAGGAATCAG GTTATAGAACAAGAGAAAGAAATTTACTGTTTGAAGCTCAAAAGTGTAACCACTAACTCATTGAAGTTTGCTGAAAATGAGCCAAAAATGTGTTATaagaattcatttattcattcaagcATGGCTAATGACTTCTCTTcattggaaaaacaaaataaagactTGAGAGCTCAACTTAAAG AGGCTCTGGACAAACAACACGAAGCCATGGAACAGGCTGTGAAACTGGCAGATCGGAATAAGGATTTAGAAAAGGAATTGCATGATATAGATCGTATGGCCCTCGCTGTTGAGTCTGAGTGCCAGGTCTCCCTGAAAGAGAAAGGAGAAAGGTTATCGAAAATTCAG GAAAGGCTGGAATCGAGCATAGTTAGAATACACACTCTGGAGCaagaaattttggaattgaagCACAAGAATGCTGATCTGAAGCAGCAGTTAGATAACAATAACAAAGGGAAGAGAAGCAGCCAGAATAATGCAGAGGTAGTTTTagaggaaaagaagaaggaagtCACGAAGTTGAATGAAAATG TGAAAGACCTCACAGAAAAAGTTGACCATCTCACACATACCATTCGGGGCCAGAAACAGAGAATACTTGAATTAGAAGGTAAACTTTTGGAAAATGCTAGTGCATGGAAGAAAGATAGAGGCCAAGTCAGCTCTGGTAGAAGTGGAGATTATCAGGAAAG GAGCAGAGCTTCTCCTACTGAATCATCTTCCTCTAATAAAGCCCAATCAACTGAGGAAGCCCGCATTAAGTTTACAGGTGCATACACCAGTCCAGAG GCCCAACAGAGAGACTTCAGTGAAGATTTGTGTGCTgcccaaaatgatgttaaaagaTTGGAGGAAGAACTTACTGCTTTAAGGAAGCAACTTCAG gTAGAGACTGAGCTACATGAAAATGAGAAAGCTAGACTTGAAGAAAAAATTGCTGAGGCTGATAAACGACTAAGAAAACTTCAGTCCGAACAGAGAGAATTAAGTAATGGGCATGGTTCTTTACGCTCAATAATCCATCGCCATGAGAGCACAATTGCGCGACTTGAGGAGTCTTTGAAGAATTCTCAGTCTGATTATCAAAAAGAGAAGAATCTCAACAATCAACTGAA AACTCTTCAAGAACAGACGGAGCGAGCCCTGGTTGATGCTCAGTCAAAATTATCACAATTTGCAAGTGAGCAAAATGTCATGCAGGAGCGTATGAAAGGAAGTGAAGAAAACAGTTTGAAAGTTAGCAAAGAGGCCAAGTTGCAGAAGGTGGAATTGAATAAACTTCGTGATAGTCTGGTTCAGCTGGATAGAGATAAAGATAGTCTCATG ATAAAAATTGATGAGAAAACTGAGAGAATTGTTGGGCTTGAAAATGAGTTGAAAGCAAAGAATTCTCGTATTGCTCAGCTGGAGCATGCTGTTGCTGAGATGAAGAAAAAGATGGA TGTTACCATAGATGAAAGTGTTTTACGAGATCATGAGAGGCGAAACTTGCAGCAAGAAATTGATAGACTTCAGCAGGAACTCTCGATTTGCAAATCTCAGAAGGAAAATGCCATTCGTGAAAATAG ACGCATACAAGATGACCTGGCATCTTTGACCAATGATTGTCGAATATCACACCGTGAGCTGGAAGAAAGTCGACGAGAAGTTGAAGACCTCAAACTTCAGTTGCAAGGTTATGTTGATGAAGTCCGTCGTACTGAAGAACTCCTAGCTCGCAAG gaagAGGAACGCAATGATCTCTTGGAGCAATTTAGAAGTTTAAGTGCTGAAGCTTCAGTGTTGGAATCTACAAACCATTCCCTGGAGTCAGAAACTACTGATGCTCGCATGCAGTTACGATTAACTAATGAGAGAGTCATGGATCTAGAGAGGCAACTAGATGACAGTCATTCCCTAATCAGAGGATATGAGCAGCAG ATATCTACCTTGACCAGGCAAGTTGCTACATTTGAAATGCAGTTTCGCTCATTTGAAGAGCAGAAAACAAGACTTGAAGCTGATCTTTCAGCATCTCGTGACCTATGTCGGAAACTTGATGGCCAAAAGGAGCAACTAACAGCACGAATCTCTAGTTCATCATCAGATAAGGCATCA ATTGAGAAAGAAGCTTCTAAATTGAGAAAAGATTTTGAGAAGTTGCAGTCAACAATTGAAAGTAACAATGAGAGAATAACCATGCTAGAGAGCAAATTGCTTCGGAAAGAAAAGGAGTGTTTGGAAGAACAAATGACAAATGAGGAATTAAAACAGGAAGTCTCTCACCTTAAGGATAACGTTCTTTCCCTTGAGAAGAAATT AGAGAATGAAATGTCAGAAGTCCACAAGTACCAGAAGAAAGCACTAGAATATGGAAGTAAGCTGGGACAGACAGAGAAGGAAACTGATGATCCAGTTAGGTATGGGAAGACAGTAAAGTCTCGAGCCTCTACTTTTCCTCCTAAAACTCATTCTAGGGTTCCAAAAAAACAAGACTCCAAAGATTCAGCACAAGTCATTAAAACATGCATTCGCACTGATTCTAAGGTATCAGTCGCGCAAGAGAACACTGGAAGATCTGTTGCTCCTCTTGAATGGACACCACCCTCTTCTGCTGCACGCTCTTCTTTCACCGTAATTCACAATTTACCTAGTGTTCATATTGAGTACGAAAAGTTCCCGTGTACAAATATAAATTCTTCACAAGGGAAACCTAGGAATAAGTGTCATACATCTTCTTCTGCTATCTCTACTGGTGATGGACAGAAGAGTTCTCAAGGCAGTGAAACGTATAGGGTTGGGGAGGATGGTGCTTCTAATACAAATGAGGCTGCTGAAACTCTTTCTTCTATTCCCCCTCGTCTCAGATGGCATGGCACGCTACCATCTGGCAG
- the LOC124162957 gene encoding centrosomal protein of 135 kDa-like isoform X3 → MEEFLSCRERKFVELRQQLDDLGYLQPLPLDALLLVERLVNDLLHTTDRLSHYKEQWQKSQKEYQDFKSRAERYVELYEKIKQECCYLKSKLSSQIEDADKEELRLRQKVFLLEDENSKYRIVNHEYLSKIRNLEKCLSEKNHRISHLQSENLMASKASTGIYKKDKYKKLPKVEIVHPNLLNRKFKDINITTEPKIKEADLINMKSVADARADSLMKELSDMKSRNECLQEKMKSLRNQVIEQEKEIYCLKLKSVTTNSLKFAENEPKMCYKNSFIHSSMANDFSSLEKQNKDLRAQLKEALDKQHEAMEQAVKLADRNKDLEKELHDIDRMALAVESECQVSLKEKGERLSKIQERLESSIVRIHTLEQEILELKHKNADLKQQLDNNNKGKRSSQNNAEVVLEEKKKEVTKLNENVKDLTEKVDHLTHTIRGQKQRILELEGKLLENASAWKKDRGQVSSGRSGDYQERSRASPTESSSSNKAQSTEEARIKFTGAYTSPERKFENSSCSCCRETSSESLCDSGCMKVTLKITAGDVEDKYPSTDSSAKSGEDQAQQRDFSEDLCAAQNDVKRLEEELTALRKQLQVETELHENEKARLEEKIAEADKRLRKLQSEQRELSNGHGSLRSIIHRHESTIARLEESLKNSQSDYQKEKNLNNQLKTLQEQTERALVDAQSKLSQFASEQNVMQERMKGSEENSLKVSKEAKLQKVELNKLRDSLVQLDRDKDSLMIKIDEKTERIVGLENELKAKNSRIAQLEHAVAEMKKKMDVTIDESVLRDHERRNLQQEIDRLQQELSICKSQKENAIRENRRIQDDLASLTNDCRISHRELEESRREVEDLKLQLQGYVDEVRRTEELLARKEEERNDLLEQFRSLSAEASVLESTNHSLESETTDARMQLRLTNERVMDLERQLDDSHSLIRGYEQQISTLTRQVATFEMQFRSFEEQKTRLEADLSASRDLCRKLDGQKEQLTARISSSSSDKASIEKEASKLRKDFEKLQSTIESNNERITMLESKLLRKEKECLEEQMTNEELKQEVSHLKDNVLSLEKKLENEMSEVHKYQKKALEYGSKLGQTEKETDDPVSEISVAVDEKEDEEDLLIRLDSPTNSYFSG, encoded by the exons ATGGAGGAATTCCTTAGCTGTAGGGAAAGAAAGTTTGTTGAGCTAAGGCAACAGTTGGACGATCTCGGCTACCTTCAGCCTCTACCTTTGGATGCCTTACTTTTAGTCGAAAGGCTTGTTAATGACCTACTGCATACCACCGATCGCCTTTCTCACTACAaagaacaatggcaaaaatcaCAGAAG GAATACCAAGATTTTAAGAGTCGTGCCGAGCGTTACGTAGAACTCTACGAAAAAATAAAGCAAGAATGCTGTTACCTGAAGTCAAAACTTTCGTCGCAGATAGAGGATGCTGACAAGGAAGAGCTaa GACTGAGGCAGAAAGTATTTTTATTGGAGGACGAAAACTCTAAGTATCGAATCGTTAACCATGAGTACTTATCAAAAATTCGCAATTTGGAGAAGTGCTTATCGGAAAAGAATCATAGAATTTCTCATCTGCAGAGTGAAAATTTGATGGCATCCAAAGCATCTACTG GGATTTACAAGAAGGATAAATACAAAAAACTTCCAAAAGTTGAAATTGTTCACCCTAATCTTCTTAACAGAAAGTTTAAAGATATCAATATAACTACAGAACCGAag ATTAAAGAAGCGGACTTGATAAATATGAAAAGTGTTGCTGATGCAAGGGCCGAttctttgatgaaagaattaAGTGATATGAAGAGCAGAAATGAATGCCTTCAAGAAAAAATGAAGTCTTTAAGGAATCAG GTTATAGAACAAGAGAAAGAAATTTACTGTTTGAAGCTCAAAAGTGTAACCACTAACTCATTGAAGTTTGCTGAAAATGAGCCAAAAATGTGTTATaagaattcatttattcattcaagcATGGCTAATGACTTCTCTTcattggaaaaacaaaataaagactTGAGAGCTCAACTTAAAG AGGCTCTGGACAAACAACACGAAGCCATGGAACAGGCTGTGAAACTGGCAGATCGGAATAAGGATTTAGAAAAGGAATTGCATGATATAGATCGTATGGCCCTCGCTGTTGAGTCTGAGTGCCAGGTCTCCCTGAAAGAGAAAGGAGAAAGGTTATCGAAAATTCAG GAAAGGCTGGAATCGAGCATAGTTAGAATACACACTCTGGAGCaagaaattttggaattgaagCACAAGAATGCTGATCTGAAGCAGCAGTTAGATAACAATAACAAAGGGAAGAGAAGCAGCCAGAATAATGCAGAGGTAGTTTTagaggaaaagaagaaggaagtCACGAAGTTGAATGAAAATG TGAAAGACCTCACAGAAAAAGTTGACCATCTCACACATACCATTCGGGGCCAGAAACAGAGAATACTTGAATTAGAAGGTAAACTTTTGGAAAATGCTAGTGCATGGAAGAAAGATAGAGGCCAAGTCAGCTCTGGTAGAAGTGGAGATTATCAGGAAAG GAGCAGAGCTTCTCCTACTGAATCATCTTCCTCTAATAAAGCCCAATCAACTGAGGAAGCCCGCATTAAGTTTACAGGTGCATACACCAGTCCAGAG aggaaatttgaaaattcaagcTGTTCATGTTGTCGAGAAACATCTAGTGAATCTCTGTGTGACTCTGGTTGCATGAAAGTTACATTGAAAATAACTGCTGGTGATGTTGAAGATAAATATCCAAGCACTGATTCatctgcaaaaagtggagaagaTCAG GCCCAACAGAGAGACTTCAGTGAAGATTTGTGTGCTgcccaaaatgatgttaaaagaTTGGAGGAAGAACTTACTGCTTTAAGGAAGCAACTTCAG gTAGAGACTGAGCTACATGAAAATGAGAAAGCTAGACTTGAAGAAAAAATTGCTGAGGCTGATAAACGACTAAGAAAACTTCAGTCCGAACAGAGAGAATTAAGTAATGGGCATGGTTCTTTACGCTCAATAATCCATCGCCATGAGAGCACAATTGCGCGACTTGAGGAGTCTTTGAAGAATTCTCAGTCTGATTATCAAAAAGAGAAGAATCTCAACAATCAACTGAA AACTCTTCAAGAACAGACGGAGCGAGCCCTGGTTGATGCTCAGTCAAAATTATCACAATTTGCAAGTGAGCAAAATGTCATGCAGGAGCGTATGAAAGGAAGTGAAGAAAACAGTTTGAAAGTTAGCAAAGAGGCCAAGTTGCAGAAGGTGGAATTGAATAAACTTCGTGATAGTCTGGTTCAGCTGGATAGAGATAAAGATAGTCTCATG ATAAAAATTGATGAGAAAACTGAGAGAATTGTTGGGCTTGAAAATGAGTTGAAAGCAAAGAATTCTCGTATTGCTCAGCTGGAGCATGCTGTTGCTGAGATGAAGAAAAAGATGGA TGTTACCATAGATGAAAGTGTTTTACGAGATCATGAGAGGCGAAACTTGCAGCAAGAAATTGATAGACTTCAGCAGGAACTCTCGATTTGCAAATCTCAGAAGGAAAATGCCATTCGTGAAAATAG ACGCATACAAGATGACCTGGCATCTTTGACCAATGATTGTCGAATATCACACCGTGAGCTGGAAGAAAGTCGACGAGAAGTTGAAGACCTCAAACTTCAGTTGCAAGGTTATGTTGATGAAGTCCGTCGTACTGAAGAACTCCTAGCTCGCAAG gaagAGGAACGCAATGATCTCTTGGAGCAATTTAGAAGTTTAAGTGCTGAAGCTTCAGTGTTGGAATCTACAAACCATTCCCTGGAGTCAGAAACTACTGATGCTCGCATGCAGTTACGATTAACTAATGAGAGAGTCATGGATCTAGAGAGGCAACTAGATGACAGTCATTCCCTAATCAGAGGATATGAGCAGCAG ATATCTACCTTGACCAGGCAAGTTGCTACATTTGAAATGCAGTTTCGCTCATTTGAAGAGCAGAAAACAAGACTTGAAGCTGATCTTTCAGCATCTCGTGACCTATGTCGGAAACTTGATGGCCAAAAGGAGCAACTAACAGCACGAATCTCTAGTTCATCATCAGATAAGGCATCA ATTGAGAAAGAAGCTTCTAAATTGAGAAAAGATTTTGAGAAGTTGCAGTCAACAATTGAAAGTAACAATGAGAGAATAACCATGCTAGAGAGCAAATTGCTTCGGAAAGAAAAGGAGTGTTTGGAAGAACAAATGACAAATGAGGAATTAAAACAGGAAGTCTCTCACCTTAAGGATAACGTTCTTTCCCTTGAGAAGAAATT AGAGAATGAAATGTCAGAAGTCCACAAGTACCAGAAGAAAGCACTAGAATATGGAAGTAAGCTGGGACAGACAGAGAAGGAAACTGATGATCCAGTTAG